One Metamycoplasma canadense DNA segment encodes these proteins:
- the tyrS gene encoding tyrosine--tRNA ligase, whose product MSANFIDELKERMILNNISNKEKFLSLPKDCGIYIGFDPTAKSLHLGNYLQIATLLRFKKEGYKVYAILGGITGMIGDPSFRNSERKFLDKETLKNNKNSIKKQLKKFGLTVIDNYQFYKDMSLVKFLSEIGKLINVNYLLEKESISTRLKTGLTFTEFSYQLIQGWDFKMLYEKHNIKIQAGGSDQWGNITTGLEFIRKIHGENADAVALTINLITDENGNKFGKSTGGGSLWIDKKMTSPYDLYQFLLNQADSKVEEYLKTLTFISLSEIKNIMKEHNKEKNKRIAQKKLAFSVVENIHGIKYAKQAQKISDILFSKSKKDLTISDIEMIKNSIKTIYINPEDKFIDFIKENKITSSNRETREFLQKKSFAIDNVIISDENEITSFKKYNNKYAILKKGKKDFYILINKKIQNNLN is encoded by the coding sequence ATGTCAGCAAATTTTATTGATGAATTAAAAGAAAGAATGATTCTTAATAATATTTCAAATAAAGAAAAGTTTTTATCATTGCCCAAAGATTGTGGAATTTATATTGGATTTGATCCGACAGCTAAAAGTTTGCATTTAGGAAATTATTTGCAAATTGCTACTTTGTTACGCTTTAAAAAAGAAGGTTATAAAGTTTATGCTATTTTAGGTGGGATAACTGGAATGATAGGTGATCCTAGTTTTCGTAATTCTGAAAGAAAATTTCTTGATAAAGAAACATTAAAGAATAATAAAAATTCAATTAAAAAACAATTAAAAAAATTTGGTTTAACAGTTATTGATAACTACCAATTTTATAAAGATATGAGTTTAGTTAAATTTCTTTCTGAAATTGGAAAATTAATTAATGTCAATTATTTATTAGAAAAAGAAAGTATTTCAACAAGACTTAAAACAGGTTTAACATTTACTGAATTTAGTTATCAATTAATTCAAGGTTGAGATTTCAAAATGTTATATGAAAAACATAATATTAAGATACAAGCAGGTGGCTCAGATCAATGGGGTAATATTACAACAGGATTGGAATTTATAAGAAAAATTCATGGTGAAAATGCAGATGCTGTTGCCTTAACAATTAATTTAATAACTGATGAAAATGGAAATAAATTTGGAAAATCAACTGGCGGAGGATCATTGTGAATAGATAAGAAAATGACGTCACCTTATGATTTGTATCAATTTTTATTAAATCAAGCAGATTCAAAAGTAGAAGAGTATCTAAAAACCTTAACATTTATTTCATTATCTGAAATTAAAAATATTATGAAAGAACATAATAAAGAAAAAAATAAAAGAATTGCTCAAAAAAAACTTGCTTTTTCAGTTGTTGAAAACATTCATGGAATTAAATATGCCAAACAAGCACAAAAAATTAGTGATATCCTTTTCTCAAAATCTAAAAAAGATTTAACAATAAGTGATATCGAAATGATTAAAAATTCAATAAAAACTATTTATATTAATCCAGAAGATAAATTTATTGATTTTATAAAAGAAAATAAAATTACTTCCTCGAATCGAGAAACAAGGGAGTTTTTACAAAAAAAATCATTTGCAATTGATAATGTAATTATTTCTGATGAAAATGAAATTACTAGTTTTAAAAAATATAATAACAAATATGCAATTTTAAAAAAAGGGAAGAAAGATTTTTATATCTTAATTAATAAAAAAATACAAAATAATTTAAATTAA
- a CDS encoding DegV family protein: MKIKIIVDSSSGLTEKEANELGWDFIPLQCEIEGKNYQIGKEIFIEDFAKMWRDNKKINASTSASSPGTNSLIVEKYLEDYDKVLIYPISQFLSSEMSFLKTQFQDNKNVHIVESKKISYLIVRDLLIFEDLIKKGHKFEEAIEVFEQNNEKLILIPQYNDALVKGGRLSKPAAAIAKLLKIVPLIAFNKGILEKEGIGRVFSKSLEKVVSDMWQNNKNDLENKKLIVLSAENEIIDDLIYKFKNITENKISIYKFRAPLDVSIHTGIGAICVSIAVVKPEIEEKFFSLAKKV, encoded by the coding sequence ATGAAAATTAAAATTATAGTTGATTCTTCTTCTGGTTTAACAGAAAAAGAAGCAAATGAATTAGGATGAGATTTTATTCCATTACAATGTGAAATTGAAGGAAAAAATTATCAAATTGGTAAAGAAATTTTTATTGAAGATTTCGCTAAAATGTGAAGAGATAATAAAAAAATTAATGCTTCTACTTCAGCTTCATCACCAGGCACTAACAGCTTAATTGTTGAAAAATATTTAGAAGATTATGATAAAGTTTTAATTTATCCAATATCACAATTTTTATCTTCTGAAATGTCGTTTTTAAAAACACAATTTCAAGATAATAAAAATGTTCATATTGTTGAATCAAAAAAAATATCATACCTAATAGTAAGGGATCTATTAATTTTTGAAGATTTAATAAAAAAGGGTCACAAATTTGAAGAAGCTATTGAGGTTTTTGAACAAAATAATGAAAAATTAATTTTAATTCCGCAATATAATGATGCTTTAGTAAAAGGTGGTAGACTATCAAAACCTGCCGCTGCTATTGCAAAACTTTTAAAAATAGTTCCGTTAATAGCTTTTAATAAGGGAATTTTAGAAAAAGAAGGAATTGGAAGAGTTTTTAGTAAATCATTAGAAAAAGTTGTGTCAGATATGTGACAAAATAATAAAAATGATTTAGAAAATAAAAAATTAATCGTTTTATCAGCTGAAAACGAAATTATTGATGATTTAATATATAAATTTAAAAATATTACTGAAAATAAAATTTCTATATATAAATTTAGAGCACCGCTTGATGTTTCAATTCATACAGGAATTGGTGCTATTTGTGTTTCAATTGCGGTTGTAAAACCAGAAATAGAAGAAAAATTCTTTTCATTAGCAAAAAAAGTATAA
- the mip gene encoding Ig-specific serine endopeptidase MIP, with protein MSKNKNKKIFNFLLATNTLGFIPLIIVSCENELSKEKSFLEKNKKYLSTLLNEIKNENKNGYKSKDYIEAQNKLNDLEKLIINDQTDINDLRKNNFLLKQLIEKATKELNNYKIINETNNNKPQIDPSLIYSEQQFEDDFKKLIDVENNDIEKNFNLIFTTSFGASNKKDIFPTQLRNQFSTISIQAKQDEYNKKIEFKVIDVIIENNANITGEAKINLFFRNKATNKTKNHIFKIYGLNKNNFNIDNEGNKPDTQTSNKISNSQLKNYLQHNQKTRFNIDNEKYIKSLKSNLEFKGIKDLSSLRPSLKITNEQKEKFNKLSSFLNQDNFDNSAYKGFSLPSYKENGELNGLNIYEDDLQKMPTDIDTLDLNKNSIPEREIGLARKIVNDQYLKIAKQTFSLGLTNYKTYQKDIEENKKLIEFWKDPINNKKFNQLIEDKIEELKKDKDKLEKYWEEKIAKNTDTHLTDSLKSQKNAILKQYDDSINHYKIRKPSDEIEFLEKQIAEWTKKAQTKHEFITESGTMWILDFQINNKGYPTKWYFGTNAHVARAISKNLVGFSITKINNDINVGQNFRISELDDNITKFVFEKTDAIKTFFVATDYLKTSPKDFLTKEQAKKYNDVEEFADFAVVEIDFEKIGDNWHAISNDQPKTNDFKLIPNFNLAKEITNDYANKQDIHIKFRSKSYLYDYKSIDFTPKITKGKLLENLDNLYAVGWPGSITDFYLEPEKDYDQINRAKLGYSYSLWTNTDSKYYNARITQNESWPSSFKKEDLDRGNFLSYQIGYRSFLNKPGILDSFIVTPLIGNTLYTQDNKRYFNMFLGYMPRRWAPTGGSSGSSIRNQNNELVSIYHATNSTARVGISIAFRSEGFDYQGLYGKYNLPQYDLIYGGGENQKKSYREALIQAYPKLERTNLFKNGLKLENIPEQFKFKKKEGNQ; from the coding sequence ATGTCTAAAAACAAAAATAAAAAGATATTTAATTTTTTATTAGCAACAAATACTTTAGGATTCATTCCTTTAATTATTGTCTCTTGCGAAAATGAACTTAGTAAAGAAAAGTCATTCTTAGAAAAAAATAAAAAATATTTAAGTACATTATTAAATGAAATAAAAAATGAAAATAAAAACGGATATAAAAGTAAAGATTATATCGAAGCACAAAATAAATTAAATGATTTAGAAAAGCTGATTATCAATGATCAAACTGACATTAATGATTTAAGAAAAAATAACTTTTTATTAAAACAACTAATTGAAAAAGCTACTAAAGAATTAAATAATTACAAAATAATTAATGAAACAAACAATAACAAACCACAGATTGATCCTTCATTAATATATTCAGAACAACAATTTGAAGATGATTTTAAAAAATTGATAGATGTTGAAAATAATGATATTGAAAAAAATTTCAATTTAATTTTTACTACTTCATTCGGAGCTTCTAATAAAAAAGATATTTTTCCAACACAATTAAGAAATCAATTTTCAACAATATCAATACAAGCAAAACAAGATGAATATAACAAAAAAATTGAATTTAAAGTTATTGATGTAATTATAGAAAACAATGCAAATATTACTGGCGAGGCTAAAATTAATTTATTTTTTAGAAATAAAGCAACTAACAAAACAAAAAACCATATTTTTAAAATTTATGGTCTTAACAAAAATAACTTTAATATCGATAATGAAGGAAATAAACCCGATACTCAAACATCAAATAAAATCTCAAATTCACAATTAAAAAATTATTTACAACATAATCAAAAAACAAGATTTAATATTGATAATGAAAAATATATTAAATCATTAAAATCTAATTTAGAATTTAAAGGAATAAAAGATCTTTCTTCTCTTAGACCTAGTCTAAAAATTACTAATGAGCAAAAGGAAAAATTTAATAAATTATCTTCTTTTCTAAATCAGGATAATTTTGATAATTCAGCATATAAAGGTTTTAGTCTACCTAGTTATAAAGAAAATGGGGAACTAAATGGATTAAATATATATGAAGATGATTTACAAAAAATGCCAACCGATATTGATACATTAGATTTAAATAAAAATAGTATTCCAGAAAGAGAAATTGGACTTGCTAGAAAAATTGTAAATGATCAATATCTAAAAATTGCAAAACAAACCTTTTCATTAGGCTTGACAAATTACAAAACTTATCAAAAAGATATTGAAGAAAATAAAAAATTAATTGAATTTTGAAAAGATCCAATAAATAATAAAAAATTTAATCAATTAATTGAAGACAAAATTGAAGAGCTAAAAAAAGATAAAGATAAGCTTGAAAAATATTGAGAAGAAAAAATTGCTAAAAATACAGATACTCATCTAACTGATTCTTTAAAATCTCAAAAAAATGCAATTTTAAAACAATATGATGATTCAATTAATCATTATAAAATTAGAAAACCTTCTGATGAGATTGAATTTCTTGAAAAGCAGATTGCAGAGTGAACAAAAAAAGCTCAAACCAAACACGAATTTATAACAGAATCAGGAACAATGTGAATTTTAGACTTTCAAATAAACAACAAAGGTTATCCGACTAAATGATATTTTGGAACTAATGCACATGTCGCACGAGCAATTTCTAAAAATTTAGTTGGCTTTTCAATTACTAAAATCAATAATGATATTAATGTTGGACAAAATTTTAGAATTTCAGAATTAGATGATAATATTACAAAATTTGTATTTGAAAAAACCGATGCAATAAAAACATTTTTTGTTGCAACTGATTATCTAAAAACTAGTCCTAAAGATTTTTTAACTAAAGAACAAGCTAAAAAATATAATGACGTTGAAGAATTTGCTGACTTTGCAGTTGTTGAAATTGACTTTGAAAAAATCGGTGATAACTGACATGCAATTTCAAATGATCAACCAAAAACTAATGATTTTAAATTAATTCCTAACTTTAATTTAGCAAAAGAAATAACAAATGATTATGCTAATAAACAAGATATTCATATTAAGTTTAGATCTAAATCTTACTTATATGATTATAAATCTATTGACTTTACGCCAAAAATAACAAAAGGGAAATTACTAGAAAATCTTGATAATCTATATGCAGTTGGATGACCAGGATCAATAACTGATTTTTATTTGGAACCTGAAAAAGATTATGATCAAATAAATAGAGCTAAATTAGGATATTCATATAGTTTATGAACAAATACTGACTCAAAATATTATAATGCTAGAATTACACAGAATGAAAGTTGACCGTCTTCATTTAAAAAAGAAGATTTAGACCGTGGCAATTTTCTATCATATCAAATTGGATATCGTTCATTTTTAAATAAACCAGGAATTCTTGATTCATTTATTGTAACTCCATTAATTGGTAATACTTTATATACTCAAGATAACAAAAGATATTTTAATATGTTTTTAGGTTATATGCCAAGACGTTGAGCTCCAACCGGCGGATCATCTGGATCATCAATAAGAAATCAAAATAATGAACTAGTTTCAATATATCATGCAACAAATTCAACCGCAAGAGTTGGAATTTCAATAGCTTTTAGATCAGAAGGTTTTGACTATCAAGGATTATACGGAAAATATAATTTACCACAATATGATTTAATTTATGGTGGCGGAGAAAATCAAAAAAAATCTTATAGAGAAGCTTTAATTCAAGCATACCCAAAATTAGAAAGAACAAATTTATTTAAAAATGGATTAAAATTAGAAAATATTCCTGAACAATTTAAATTTAAAAAAAAGGAGGGTAATCAGTAA
- the trmD gene encoding tRNA (guanosine(37)-N1)-methyltransferase TrmD — translation MKINILTLFPKYFEAFKSYSIIAKAIKLGHLELNIIDFRNFSKEKRNKVDDTIYGGGDGMLLQVEPIDLALETLPNSYKILVSPQGKKFNQNKAHELAKLNEITLVCGHYEGFDERVLNFVDEELSIGDFILTGGEIPAMVISEAIARLVPGVLRKGSHQNESFENDGLLDFPQYTKPAVYKGLKVPEVLLSGNHKLIKKWREENAYLKTLKNRKDIIERIEKNEK, via the coding sequence ATGAAAATAAACATACTCACACTATTTCCTAAATATTTTGAAGCTTTTAAAAGTTATAGCATTATTGCAAAAGCAATTAAATTAGGTCATCTTGAATTAAATATTATCGACTTCAGAAATTTTTCAAAAGAAAAAAGAAATAAAGTTGACGATACTATTTATGGCGGTGGCGACGGAATGCTTTTACAAGTAGAACCTATTGATTTAGCTTTAGAAACATTGCCTAATAGCTATAAAATCTTAGTTAGTCCACAAGGAAAAAAATTTAACCAAAATAAGGCACATGAATTAGCAAAACTAAACGAAATAACTCTTGTGTGTGGCCATTATGAAGGTTTTGATGAACGCGTTTTAAATTTTGTGGATGAAGAATTATCAATTGGCGATTTTATTTTAACTGGTGGTGAAATTCCAGCAATGGTTATTTCAGAAGCAATAGCAAGATTGGTTCCTGGTGTTTTAAGAAAAGGTAGTCATCAAAATGAAAGTTTTGAAAATGATGGTTTACTTGATTTTCCGCAATACACAAAACCAGCTGTATATAAAGGTTTAAAAGTTCCAGAAGTTTTACTTTCAGGGAATCATAAATTAATAAAAAAATGACGTGAGGAAAATGCTTATTTAAAAACATTAAAAAATCGTAAAGATATAATCGAAAGGATTGAAAAAAATGAGAAGTAA
- the rplS gene encoding 50S ribosomal protein L19: MRSKLLELVEKEQIRTDLPQIREGYNVRVHVRIKEGDKERIQAFEGLVIASYGEGINKSITVRKDSYGVGVERIFKINSPLISNIEVVRKNKVRRAKLYYMRGLKGKSARLKEIKRK; the protein is encoded by the coding sequence ATGAGAAGTAAATTATTAGAACTTGTAGAAAAAGAACAAATAAGAACTGACTTACCACAAATAAGAGAAGGTTACAATGTTAGAGTTCACGTTAGAATTAAAGAAGGCGATAAAGAAAGAATTCAAGCTTTTGAAGGTTTAGTTATTGCCTCATATGGTGAAGGAATTAATAAATCAATTACTGTTAGAAAAGACTCATATGGCGTTGGTGTAGAACGTATATTTAAAATTAACTCTCCTTTAATTTCAAACATTGAAGTTGTTAGAAAGAATAAAGTTAGAAGAGCTAAACTTTACTACATGAGAGGTCTTAAAGGTAAAAGCGCTAGATTGAAAGAAATCAAAAGAAAATAA
- a CDS encoding alanine/ornithine racemase family PLP-dependent enzyme, which produces MSFPKIIINETKFKNNVKKAIEICAKNNIEVLAVTKGFCGNRRMAELYYEAGIKCFGDSRLENFEIYKDVPGHKQLLRIPMISEIPRMLELCHSSLNGDIEVIRKISDYVINKNLKPHEIILMVDLGDRREGCLPEETLDIAKEISKLRGVKLIGLGCNFGCYGARIPSDESMSLLVKLQHEIENNLNIKLIHMSGGNSLNLHLVWENRMPKEINFLRMGFAMIFGTEDMYRKTIPGMYRDVFRCEAEVIEVDYKSSMPLGLCGIDAFGHVPYFEDIGDIKRLILGIGKLDTMFDAMIPYDKNLKILGGSSDHLIINAQDSKNEYKVGDIIKFNLDWGSLLYLFNSKYVEKEFEK; this is translated from the coding sequence ATGAGTTTTCCTAAAATTATTATTAATGAAACTAAGTTTAAAAATAATGTAAAAAAAGCAATAGAAATATGCGCTAAAAATAATATTGAAGTTTTAGCAGTTACAAAAGGTTTTTGTGGCAATCGGAGAATGGCAGAACTTTATTATGAAGCTGGAATTAAATGTTTTGGTGATTCAAGATTAGAAAATTTTGAAATTTATAAAGATGTTCCAGGACATAAACAGCTTTTAAGAATTCCAATGATTTCTGAAATTCCAAGAATGCTCGAGTTATGTCATTCATCATTAAACGGTGATATTGAAGTAATAAGAAAAATTAGCGATTATGTTATAAATAAGAACCTAAAACCTCACGAAATTATTTTGATGGTTGATTTAGGCGATAGAAGAGAAGGTTGTTTACCAGAAGAAACTTTAGATATAGCTAAAGAAATTAGTAAACTTCGTGGCGTTAAATTAATTGGTTTAGGTTGCAATTTTGGATGTTATGGAGCAAGAATACCTTCTGATGAATCTATGTCACTATTAGTTAAATTGCAACATGAAATTGAAAATAACTTAAATATAAAATTAATTCATATGTCTGGTGGAAATTCACTTAATTTACATTTAGTTTGAGAAAATAGAATGCCTAAAGAAATTAATTTTTTAAGAATGGGTTTTGCTATGATTTTTGGTACTGAAGATATGTATCGTAAAACCATACCCGGCATGTATCGTGATGTTTTTAGGTGTGAAGCTGAAGTTATTGAGGTTGACTATAAATCTTCAATGCCACTTGGATTATGCGGAATTGATGCTTTTGGACATGTTCCTTATTTTGAAGATATAGGTGACATAAAAAGATTAATTTTAGGAATCGGTAAACTTGATACTATGTTTGATGCCATGATTCCTTACGATAAAAATCTAAAAATTTTAGGTGGATCGTCAGATCATTTAATTATAAATGCTCAAGATAGTAAAAATGAATATAAAGTTGGTGATATTATTAAATTTAATTTAGATTGAGGTAGCTTACTTTATTTGTTTAATTCAAAATATGTAGAAAAAGAGTTTGAAAAATAA
- the rpsP gene encoding 30S ribosomal protein S16: MVKLRLKRTGKKFHATYKVVASDARAPRDGKFIDELGHYDPHTKQLVLNEELTTLYLNNGAKPTETVRTLLKRNDFYKNYIANKNK; the protein is encoded by the coding sequence ATGGTTAAATTAAGATTAAAAAGAACCGGAAAAAAATTCCATGCAACATATAAAGTTGTAGCATCAGATGCTAGAGCTCCACGTGATGGAAAATTCATTGATGAATTAGGTCATTATGATCCTCATACAAAACAATTAGTTCTAAATGAAGAACTAACAACATTATATTTAAACAATGGTGCTAAGCCAACAGAAACAGTAAGAACTCTTTTAAAAAGAAATGATTTCTACAAAAACTACATTGCTAATAAAAATAAATAA
- a CDS encoding cytidine deaminase produces MKKELLREKLKYSYAPFSKVQVAALAIDELGNEYYGVNCENAAYPSGLCAERSALFSSVVKGAKVGSFKELHIISNLNKVLYPCGACRQVMIQFLEPKAKIILHSTDLKTELVFTMDELLPGGVKDEDIVASK; encoded by the coding sequence ATGAAAAAAGAATTATTAAGAGAAAAATTAAAATATTCCTATGCACCATTTTCAAAAGTTCAGGTTGCTGCTTTGGCGATTGATGAATTAGGAAATGAATATTATGGTGTTAATTGTGAAAATGCTGCCTATCCTAGTGGGCTTTGTGCTGAAAGATCTGCTTTGTTTAGTTCTGTTGTTAAGGGAGCTAAAGTAGGAAGTTTTAAGGAGTTACACATTATTAGTAATTTAAATAAGGTTTTGTATCCCTGTGGGGCATGTCGGCAAGTTATGATTCAATTTTTAGAACCAAAAGCTAAGATTATTTTACATTCAACAGATTTAAAAACTGAGTTGGTTTTTACAATGGATGAATTATTGCCAGGCGGGGTTAAAGACGAAGATATTGTTGCAAGTAAATAA
- a CDS encoding putative immunoglobulin-blocking virulence protein gives MFFQRKKRIKIVALSLSGAILASVALGSILFSYNQKNLNGFKYNNHFGEKSDIFHKGNPDTEKAINSITDRNLKEIKKPIIIKPKPEPKIEIEPILIPHNPKTIEKEKKLIEKKPDVQNNQTSNTIKTTITLFGKKIEAEVTPPPTRELDKRDIEAKITNVKPYIRHIVGDIKNIKVTEELKNALVNNLVNKEAHGLKNFYSSFRADLLKEKTHDFDPEKHIQNNFDAWQKIVQKFQKLLDSNNVIKFLLPDAAAIYPTKQFTSQNLKYAWLISNLDYSKFNKLSKGALQQLKQGFTATAEESYINENGELDSYTYEPAPGYNKVTTSQERENKKRRAIPIKGYYGRTPDQISNGEYPGWKKENVTQSQEFKEFGIKTTDGINITRLTNQNPEEGELKKATIVEIDAANFQGYEKTKKLIENLTAKGIEITSYRIKNMGKKDVNQKFKEILSALPQKLGQLELFFDHRATNTASLIALENKNIKEVGLYTLGNSLLDDWSINPLALRNVEWVNTIDYNVSKENKPGSDIATRITFNTLAFEESDILKNESDIYKRINEGLRMAYYTRNNEGIFEGNFGPGLHPDNNEGNNSYPTRLDFSRAPSIRSLKGLKFYDYIKPSNKPRKLKNLKLFNDKNYFEISGDELDKSQFEDVMAINEPPFSQPPTKIEFSNGSDTDTIRITGVSSLTNKALSNLSVLRNLSKISSPIQISPEAKELRQQLINNGYEVTDINDETFN, from the coding sequence ATGTTTTTTCAAAGAAAAAAAAGAATTAAAATTGTTGCTTTATCATTATCTGGTGCTATTTTAGCATCGGTAGCTCTTGGATCAATTTTATTTTCATATAATCAAAAGAATTTAAATGGATTTAAATACAATAATCATTTCGGAGAAAAATCTGATATTTTTCATAAAGGTAATCCTGATACAGAAAAAGCAATAAATTCAATTACAGATCGTAATTTAAAGGAAATTAAAAAACCAATTATAATCAAGCCAAAACCGGAACCAAAAATTGAAATAGAACCGATTCTTATTCCGCATAATCCTAAAACAATAGAAAAAGAAAAAAAACTTATTGAGAAAAAACCTGATGTTCAAAATAATCAAACTTCAAACACAATAAAAACCACTATTACTTTATTTGGTAAAAAAATCGAGGCTGAAGTTACACCTCCTCCGACTAGAGAATTAGATAAACGAGATATTGAAGCAAAAATCACTAATGTTAAACCATATATAAGACATATTGTTGGAGATATTAAAAATATAAAAGTAACTGAAGAACTAAAAAATGCTTTAGTTAACAATTTAGTAAACAAAGAAGCACATGGCTTAAAAAATTTTTATTCTAGTTTTAGAGCTGATCTTTTAAAAGAAAAAACTCACGATTTTGATCCTGAAAAACATATTCAAAATAATTTTGATGCTTGACAAAAAATAGTTCAAAAATTCCAAAAATTATTAGATAGTAACAATGTCATTAAATTTTTATTACCCGATGCTGCTGCTATATATCCAACAAAACAATTCACAAGTCAAAATTTAAAATATGCTTGATTAATTAGTAATCTTGATTATTCAAAATTTAATAAATTATCAAAAGGTGCATTGCAACAATTAAAGCAAGGCTTTACTGCAACTGCAGAGGAATCATATATTAATGAAAATGGAGAATTAGACTCTTATACCTATGAACCAGCACCTGGGTATAATAAAGTTACAACTTCACAAGAAAGAGAAAATAAGAAACGTCGTGCAATCCCAATAAAAGGATATTATGGACGAACTCCGGATCAAATTAGTAATGGAGAATATCCGGGTTGAAAAAAAGAAAATGTAACACAATCACAAGAATTTAAGGAATTTGGTATTAAAACAACAGATGGAATAAATATCACTAGACTAACTAACCAAAACCCTGAAGAAGGGGAATTAAAAAAAGCAACAATAGTAGAAATTGATGCAGCTAATTTTCAAGGTTATGAAAAAACTAAGAAATTAATTGAAAATCTTACTGCTAAAGGTATTGAGATAACATCATACCGTATTAAAAATATGGGTAAAAAAGATGTAAATCAAAAATTTAAAGAAATATTATCAGCATTACCTCAAAAATTAGGTCAACTTGAACTATTTTTTGATCATCGAGCAACAAATACAGCTTCATTAATTGCTCTTGAAAATAAAAATATTAAAGAAGTTGGTCTATATACACTAGGAAATTCACTTTTAGATGATTGGAGCATTAATCCTTTAGCACTTAGAAATGTTGAATGAGTTAACACAATCGACTATAATGTAAGCAAGGAAAACAAACCTGGTTCTGATATTGCAACAAGAATTACTTTTAACACGTTAGCTTTTGAAGAAAGTGATATTTTAAAAAATGAATCCGACATTTATAAAAGAATAAATGAAGGATTAAGAATGGCTTATTACACAAGAAATAACGAAGGTATTTTTGAAGGTAATTTCGGACCAGGACTACACCCAGATAATAACGAAGGAAATAATAGTTATCCAACTCGACTTGATTTTTCAAGAGCTCCTTCAATAAGATCATTAAAAGGTCTAAAATTTTATGATTATATAAAGCCTTCAAATAAACCAAGAAAATTAAAAAATCTAAAATTATTTAATGATAAAAATTATTTTGAAATAAGTGGAGATGAGCTTGATAAATCACAATTCGAAGATGTTATGGCTATAAATGAACCTCCTTTTTCACAACCTCCTACAAAGATTGAATTTAGCAACGGTTCTGATACAGATACAATTCGTATTACTGGAGTTTCTTCTTTAACCAATAAGGCTTTATCCAATTTAAGTGTTCTAAGAAATCTTTCAAAAATATCATCGCCAATTCAAATTAGCCCTGAAGCAAAAGAATTAAGACAGCAATTAATAAATAATGGCTATGAAGTTACTGACATAAATGATGAAACATTTAACTAA